In a single window of the Drosophila albomicans strain 15112-1751.03 chromosome 3, ASM965048v2, whole genome shotgun sequence genome:
- the LOC117567557 gene encoding Na(+)/H(+) exchange regulatory cofactor NHE-RF1 — MSTQNTPKMPTPPTLPPGVTKTCHIVKRTDFDGYGFNLHSEKVKPGQFIGKVDANSPAEAAGLKEGDRILEVNGVSIGSETHKQVVARIKAISNEVRLLLIDVDGKAIDIKSDTTSASACASASASASPSASPAASPTLNGNGSNGNSPPSYEGTKQELPGVSANISSISVVSTKRVSNASSIQSGSTMNASDMDVVDRATPVTPPAVAAPISATQNGNKSPPAVIGDNNNLMMSTPPPPSATVANMNNNGNIYNSSNINSNSHNSPTNPTSSITNGSTNANGNISNSNSTNNSSATPLTTATNTGTNRAGSLNLPLTVAEMRAKLASKKKYDPKNESVDLKKKFDIIQKL, encoded by the coding sequence ATGTCAACACAAAACACACCCAAAATGCCAACGCCCCCCACATTGCCACCGGGCGTCACTAAAACGTGTCACATAGTCAAGCGAACCGATTTCGATGGCTACGGCTTCAATTTGCACTCGGAGAAAGTGAAACCAGGTCAATTCATTGGCAAAGTGGATGCCAACTCACCAGCAGAGGCGGCTGGCCTGAAGGAGGGCGATCGCATTCTGGAAGTCAACGGCGTATCCATTGGCAGCGAGACACACAAACAGGTGGTGGCTCGCATCAAGGCCATTTCCAATGAAGTGCGACTGCTGTTGATCGATGTGGATGGCAAGGCCATTGACATCAAGTCAGACACgacatctgcatctgcatgcGCATCTGCATCGGCATCCGCATCGCCATCGGCATCACCAGCAGCATCTCCGACTCTgaatggcaacggcagcaatggcaacagtcCACCCAGCTATGAGGGCACAAAGCAGGAGCTTCCAGGCGTCAGtgccaacatcagcagcatTAGTGTGGTCAGCACAAAGCGCGTCTCGAATGCAAGCAGCATTCAGAGCGGCAGCACAATGAACGCCAGTGATATGGATGTGGTGGACAGAGCCACGCCCGTGACACCTccggctgttgctgctcccaTCTCAGCTACGCAGAATGGCAACAAATCTCCGCCGGCAGTCAtcggcgacaacaacaacctgaTGATGAGCACACCGCCGCCTCCATCGGCCACTGTGGCCAATATGAATAACAATGGCAACatctacaacagcagcaacatcaacagcaacagccacaacagccCAACAAATCCCACCAGCAGCATAACAAATGGTagcacaaatgcaaatggcaatatcagcaacagcaacagcaccaacaacagcagtgcAACACCAttgacaacagcaaccaatACGGGAACGAATCGGGCGGGAAGTTTGAATTTACCGCTGACAGTTGCCGAGATGAGAGCCAAATTGGCATCGAAGAAGAAATACGATCCGAAGAACGAAAGCGTTGATCTAAAGAAGAAGTTTGACATCATACAAAAGCTTTGA
- the LOC117567556 gene encoding uncharacterized protein LOC117567556 isoform X3: protein MKRTAITTTSGSPLLKTPKFVLQSAGYGITPTSVSWQTSTPVADVKKEALGDAISSLPPNTIIKATTRPSLASSSNASASGYVNAPSIAASTPAAAPAVASAVRQAVFLNREVPQRTMRSMTLGAIDMASTLHLGVASEHLPLFKRNICKFGNLTHLDCCITLRKMRLNEPFALLAELFDLSELVVKETFKRTILRLSRCLRPLICWPDAKHYSERLKHMPLAYRSNLLHVRSLIECVETDVCETLNFGCSSYKFILCLNTNGIISYVSDAFRGDCDDLQLFESSNFKDIIPTYLTLCAEPGKSVRRTNSTSRPKSRENDSETEYDVQEEPKKVVSKYNEQRLEGQMANMKSLCVSDGALTSTRATNIQLPTLRVNEPACRTQMRRTVDALREFKMLDHSALKQTSLLGYLNEMLIVAAALCNLQQQ from the exons ATGAAACGCACTGCCATTACTACCACTTCAG GCTCTCCACTGCTGAAGACTCCGAAATTTGTCTTGCAGTCGGCCGGCTACGGAATTACGCCTACTTCAGTATCTTGGCAAACGTCTACTCCAGTAGCTGACGTAAAGAAGGAAGCCCTTGGTGATGCGATCAGTTCTCTACCGCCCAATACGATTATCAAGGCAACAACCCGACCTTCGCTTGCATCGAGTAGCAATGCGTCTGCATCTGGCTACGTGAATGCCCCAAGTATAGCAGCTAGtactccagcagcagcaccggCTGTCGCATCCGCTGTGCGCCAAGCTGTATTCCTTAACCGAGAAGTGCCGCAACGCACCATGCGTAGTATGACTTTGGGAGCTATTGATATGGCATCTACTCTCCACCTTGGCGTGGCCAGCGAGCATTTGCCTCTCTTCAAACGTAACATATGcaaatttggaaatttaacTCATCTCGACTGCTGCATTACTCTAAGGAAGATGCGTCTCAATGAGCCATTTGCGTTGCTTGCCGAACTTTTTGATCTTAGTGAACTTGTGGTCAAAGAAACATTTAAACGTACTATTCTCAGGCTGTCGCGTTGCCTGCGTCCGCTCATCTGTTGGCCAGATGCTAAGCATTACTCGGAGCGATTGAAACACATGCCTTTGGCTTACAGATCTAATTTATTGCACGTTAGATCGCTTATTGAATGTGTAGAGACGGATGTGTGTGAAACCCTTAATTTTGGTTGCTCCAGTTACAAATTTATTCTCTGCCTCAATACCAATG GTATCATAAGCTATGTGTCCGATGCATTTCGTGGTGATTGTGATGATCTTCAACTGTTTGAGAGCAGCAATTTCAAAGACATAATACCCACATATCTTACGCTATGTGCAGAGCCAGGAAAATCTGTTAGACGGACGAATAGCACATCGAGACCAAAGAGCAGAGAAAACGATTCGGAAACCGAATATGATGTGCAGGAGGAACCAAAGAAAGTTGTTAGCAAATACAATGAACAGCGGTTAGAAGGCCAAATGGCGAACATGAAATCTTTGTGTGTGTCAGATGGCGCTTTGACCTCAACACGAGCGACAAACATTCAATTGCCGACGCTGCGTGTCAACGAGCCCGCTTGCCGCACTCAGATGCGACGGACTGTAGATGCATTAAGAGAGTTCAAAATGTTAGATCATAGTGCCCTGAAGCAAACGTCTTTATTGGGCTATCTAAATGAGATGTTGATTGTAGCCGCTGCCTTGTGTAATTTGCAGCAACAGTAG
- the LOC117567556 gene encoding uncharacterized protein LOC117567556 isoform X2, with the protein MSLTIVKYRRTPEGIVPITPSVVLRPKMQVQPQQIIKLAGNKIAIGKLPAGAIIKPSMKRTAITTTSGSPLLKTPKFVLQSAGYGITPTSVSWQTSTPVADVKKEALGDAISSLPPNTIIKATTRPSLASSSNASASGYVNAPSIAASTPAAAPAVASAVRQAVFLNREVPQRTMRSMTLGAIDMASTLHLGVASEHLPLFKRNICKFGNLTHLDCCITLRKMRLNEPFALLAELFDLSELVVKETFKRTILRLSRCLRPLICWPDAKHYSERLKHMPLAYRSNLLHVRSLIECVETDVCETLNFGCSSYKFILCLNTNGIISYVSDAFRGDCDDLQLFESSNFKDIIPTYLTLCAEPGKSVRRTNSTSRPKSRENDSETEYDVQEEPKKVVSKYNEQRLEGQMANMKSLCVSDGALTSTRATNIQLPTLRVNEPACRTQMRRTVDALREFKMLDHSALKQTSLLGYLNEMLIVAAALCNLQQQ; encoded by the exons ATGTCGCTAACAATTGTAAAATATCGAAGGACGCCAGAAGGCATTGTGCCAATAACACCTTCCGTAGTGCTAAGACCCAAGATGCAAGTGCAGCCCCAGCAAATTATAAAG CTAGCAGGCAATAAAATCGCTATTGGTAAACTACCAGCGGGAGCCATAATAAAACCGAGTATGAAACGCACTGCCATTACTACCACTTCAG GCTCTCCACTGCTGAAGACTCCGAAATTTGTCTTGCAGTCGGCCGGCTACGGAATTACGCCTACTTCAGTATCTTGGCAAACGTCTACTCCAGTAGCTGACGTAAAGAAGGAAGCCCTTGGTGATGCGATCAGTTCTCTACCGCCCAATACGATTATCAAGGCAACAACCCGACCTTCGCTTGCATCGAGTAGCAATGCGTCTGCATCTGGCTACGTGAATGCCCCAAGTATAGCAGCTAGtactccagcagcagcaccggCTGTCGCATCCGCTGTGCGCCAAGCTGTATTCCTTAACCGAGAAGTGCCGCAACGCACCATGCGTAGTATGACTTTGGGAGCTATTGATATGGCATCTACTCTCCACCTTGGCGTGGCCAGCGAGCATTTGCCTCTCTTCAAACGTAACATATGcaaatttggaaatttaacTCATCTCGACTGCTGCATTACTCTAAGGAAGATGCGTCTCAATGAGCCATTTGCGTTGCTTGCCGAACTTTTTGATCTTAGTGAACTTGTGGTCAAAGAAACATTTAAACGTACTATTCTCAGGCTGTCGCGTTGCCTGCGTCCGCTCATCTGTTGGCCAGATGCTAAGCATTACTCGGAGCGATTGAAACACATGCCTTTGGCTTACAGATCTAATTTATTGCACGTTAGATCGCTTATTGAATGTGTAGAGACGGATGTGTGTGAAACCCTTAATTTTGGTTGCTCCAGTTACAAATTTATTCTCTGCCTCAATACCAATG GTATCATAAGCTATGTGTCCGATGCATTTCGTGGTGATTGTGATGATCTTCAACTGTTTGAGAGCAGCAATTTCAAAGACATAATACCCACATATCTTACGCTATGTGCAGAGCCAGGAAAATCTGTTAGACGGACGAATAGCACATCGAGACCAAAGAGCAGAGAAAACGATTCGGAAACCGAATATGATGTGCAGGAGGAACCAAAGAAAGTTGTTAGCAAATACAATGAACAGCGGTTAGAAGGCCAAATGGCGAACATGAAATCTTTGTGTGTGTCAGATGGCGCTTTGACCTCAACACGAGCGACAAACATTCAATTGCCGACGCTGCGTGTCAACGAGCCCGCTTGCCGCACTCAGATGCGACGGACTGTAGATGCATTAAGAGAGTTCAAAATGTTAGATCATAGTGCCCTGAAGCAAACGTCTTTATTGGGCTATCTAAATGAGATGTTGATTGTAGCCGCTGCCTTGTGTAATTTGCAGCAACAGTAG
- the LOC117567556 gene encoding uncharacterized protein LOC117567556 isoform X1: MSLTIVKYRRTPEGIVPITPSVVLRPKMQVQPQQIIKKLAGNKIAIGKLPAGAIIKPSMKRTAITTTSGSPLLKTPKFVLQSAGYGITPTSVSWQTSTPVADVKKEALGDAISSLPPNTIIKATTRPSLASSSNASASGYVNAPSIAASTPAAAPAVASAVRQAVFLNREVPQRTMRSMTLGAIDMASTLHLGVASEHLPLFKRNICKFGNLTHLDCCITLRKMRLNEPFALLAELFDLSELVVKETFKRTILRLSRCLRPLICWPDAKHYSERLKHMPLAYRSNLLHVRSLIECVETDVCETLNFGCSSYKFILCLNTNGIISYVSDAFRGDCDDLQLFESSNFKDIIPTYLTLCAEPGKSVRRTNSTSRPKSRENDSETEYDVQEEPKKVVSKYNEQRLEGQMANMKSLCVSDGALTSTRATNIQLPTLRVNEPACRTQMRRTVDALREFKMLDHSALKQTSLLGYLNEMLIVAAALCNLQQQ, from the exons ATGTCGCTAACAATTGTAAAATATCGAAGGACGCCAGAAGGCATTGTGCCAATAACACCTTCCGTAGTGCTAAGACCCAAGATGCAAGTGCAGCCCCAGCAAATTATAAAG AAGCTAGCAGGCAATAAAATCGCTATTGGTAAACTACCAGCGGGAGCCATAATAAAACCGAGTATGAAACGCACTGCCATTACTACCACTTCAG GCTCTCCACTGCTGAAGACTCCGAAATTTGTCTTGCAGTCGGCCGGCTACGGAATTACGCCTACTTCAGTATCTTGGCAAACGTCTACTCCAGTAGCTGACGTAAAGAAGGAAGCCCTTGGTGATGCGATCAGTTCTCTACCGCCCAATACGATTATCAAGGCAACAACCCGACCTTCGCTTGCATCGAGTAGCAATGCGTCTGCATCTGGCTACGTGAATGCCCCAAGTATAGCAGCTAGtactccagcagcagcaccggCTGTCGCATCCGCTGTGCGCCAAGCTGTATTCCTTAACCGAGAAGTGCCGCAACGCACCATGCGTAGTATGACTTTGGGAGCTATTGATATGGCATCTACTCTCCACCTTGGCGTGGCCAGCGAGCATTTGCCTCTCTTCAAACGTAACATATGcaaatttggaaatttaacTCATCTCGACTGCTGCATTACTCTAAGGAAGATGCGTCTCAATGAGCCATTTGCGTTGCTTGCCGAACTTTTTGATCTTAGTGAACTTGTGGTCAAAGAAACATTTAAACGTACTATTCTCAGGCTGTCGCGTTGCCTGCGTCCGCTCATCTGTTGGCCAGATGCTAAGCATTACTCGGAGCGATTGAAACACATGCCTTTGGCTTACAGATCTAATTTATTGCACGTTAGATCGCTTATTGAATGTGTAGAGACGGATGTGTGTGAAACCCTTAATTTTGGTTGCTCCAGTTACAAATTTATTCTCTGCCTCAATACCAATG GTATCATAAGCTATGTGTCCGATGCATTTCGTGGTGATTGTGATGATCTTCAACTGTTTGAGAGCAGCAATTTCAAAGACATAATACCCACATATCTTACGCTATGTGCAGAGCCAGGAAAATCTGTTAGACGGACGAATAGCACATCGAGACCAAAGAGCAGAGAAAACGATTCGGAAACCGAATATGATGTGCAGGAGGAACCAAAGAAAGTTGTTAGCAAATACAATGAACAGCGGTTAGAAGGCCAAATGGCGAACATGAAATCTTTGTGTGTGTCAGATGGCGCTTTGACCTCAACACGAGCGACAAACATTCAATTGCCGACGCTGCGTGTCAACGAGCCCGCTTGCCGCACTCAGATGCGACGGACTGTAGATGCATTAAGAGAGTTCAAAATGTTAGATCATAGTGCCCTGAAGCAAACGTCTTTATTGGGCTATCTAAATGAGATGTTGATTGTAGCCGCTGCCTTGTGTAATTTGCAGCAACAGTAG